One window of the Dendropsophus ebraccatus isolate aDenEbr1 chromosome 12, aDenEbr1.pat, whole genome shotgun sequence genome contains the following:
- the LOC138769342 gene encoding guanylin-like — MAVAPRENQRSPNMWTRVLCLLALVHISAEVTVKVGDFTFPLETVKKLKEIVEDTELGDNHVQRDEMTSYQEMCSALPGLRDLCATQRPGLIIETLRGLERVAEDLDECEICAFAACSGC; from the exons ATGGCTGTGGCCCCCAGGGAGAACCAGCGGAGCCCCAACATGTGGACCCGGGTGCTGTGTCTCCTGGCTCTTGTCCACATCAGTGCAGAAGTGACAGTGAAG GTTGGAGATTTCACTTTCCCTCTGGAGACTGTAAAGAAGCTGAAGGAAATTGTGgaggacacagagctgggagacaaCCATGTACAGCGGGACGAGATGACATCATACCAGGAGATGTGCAGCGCATTACCGGGACTGCGGGATCTGTGCGCCACCCAGCGGCCGGGCCTGATCATAGAGACTCTGCGGGGACTGG AACGTGTTGCAGAAGACTTGGATGAATGTGAGATCTGCGCCTTTGCGGCCTGTTCCGGCTGCTAG